Below is a window of Aeromonas veronii DNA.
GTGGGTATGTCCAGCGTGTGGGGCAGAGCATGACCGCGACATCAACGCGGCCATGAACATTCGACAGCAAGGAATATTGGAATTAAAAGCGGCGGGGCTCGCCGTTTCTGCCCATGGAGGCCAGCGTAAATCCGTCAATCTGACGGTAGCGGCCTAAGAAGTGGGAAGCCTCGCCGCTTGCGGCGGGGTGCAGTCACCTCTATGCCTCTCCGAATAGCATCAATCCCCATCAGGCGAGCGGTTTGTTACAATGGAGCGTCCCGATCGCCAAGAGTGCCCCATGTCAACTATCCGGCCACACCTGCTTATCATCGATGCCCTCAACCTCATTCGCCGTCTGCACGCGGTCCAGGCCCAGCAGGCGCTGACCCCTGCCCAGGCGCTGGTCGCCACCCGTGCCAACCTCATCAATACCTGCCGCAAGCTGCTGACCCATAGCGAGCCGACCCATGTCATCGCGGTCTTTGACGGCGAGGTGCATAGCTGGCGCAAAGAGGTCTATCCAGCCTACAAGGAGGGGCGCACCCCCATGCCCCCCGAGCTGCGGGAAGGGCTGGCGACCCTGCAGGATGCCTTCTGGGAGTGTGGGGTCGATGCCCTGCTCTCCGAGACCGATGAGGCGGATGATCTTATCGCCACGTTAGCCAGTGGGATTGCCCAGCACGGGGCAAGGGCCACCATCATCTCCACCGACAAGGGATTCTGCCAGCTCATCTGCCCGCAGATCCGGGTGCGCGACTACTTCAACAAACGCTGGCTGGATGCCGCCTTCGTCCAGCAGCAATATGGGGTCACCCCCGCTCAGCTGGTCGACTTCTGGGCCCTGACCGGTATCGGCGGTTCCAATATCAAGGGAGTACCCGGTATTGGCCCCAAAACAGCCACCCAACTGTTGCAGCAGTATGGCAATCTGGCCGCCATGCTCGAGGCCTGCCAGCAAGAGGATGCCGCCAAACCGTTGCTCAAGCTGCGCCAGCATCAGGATGAGGCGCTGCTGGCCCAGCGACTGGTACGCTTGCAGCGGGATATTGTGCTGGGATTCAACCTGCGGGACATCCGCTACCCGCCCCAGCCGGAATAGATGGCCGAACAAAAATGCAGGCAAGGGCGTGAACCATGACGAGACTCACCCTCGCTGTTGATGAAAGTAAGTAGAATGTAACGGAATGTGGTTGGTTTGCTGAGTAAATGCTATAAAGCAGCCCCATCCTCCCCTATACCCTGGAAGTGGAATCCTCTCATGTCCAAAAGAAAAATTACCGTGATCCCCGGCGACGGCATCGGCCCCAGCATCATTGAATCAGCCATCCAGATCCTGACCCATGCGGGTTGCGACTTTGAGTACGAATATGCTGATGCGGGTCTGGTTGCCCTCGAAAAGCATGGCGAGCTGCTGCCCCAGGCTACCCTGGATCTGATTGAGAAGAACAAGGTGAGTCTGAAAGGGCCATTGACCACGCCGGTCGGCGGCGGTTTTACCTCCATCAACGTATCCCTGCGTAAGAAGTTCAACCTTTACGCCAACGTGCGTCCGGTCATCTCCTTCAAGGGCACCCGAAGCCGTTACGACAACATCGACATCATCACGGTGCGTGAAAACACCGAAGGGATGTACTCGGGTGCCGGTCAGAAGCGCAGCGATGACAACAACAGCGCCGAAGCAATGAGCATCATCACCCGCGAAGGGGCCGAGCGCATCGTCAAGTTCGCCTTCGAGCTGGCCCGTCAGGAGGGCCGCAAGAAGGTCACCATCATCCACAAGGCGAACATCCTCAAGTCGACCTCCGGCCTGTTCCTCGAAGTGGCCCGTGAAATCGCCAGCCACTACCCGGATATCCAGAGCGAAGAGATGATCGTCGATGCCGCCTGCATGAATCTGGTGATGTATCCGGAGCGTTTCGATGTCATGGTCACTACCAACCTGTTCGGCGACATTCTCTCGGATCTCTGCGCCGGTCTGGTCGGCGGGCTGGGCATGGCACCGGGTGCCAACATCGGCGATGGCGCCGCCATTTTCGAAGCGGTACATGGCTCTGCGCCAGACATCGCAGGCAAGAACATTGCCAACCCGACCTCGGTGATCCTCGCCGCCATCCAGATGCTGGAGTACCTCGGCATGCAGGATCAAGCAGAGCGGATCCGCGAAGCAGTACGAGCGACCATCGAATCCGGTGATCGGGTCACTCGCGATCTGGGCGGCAGTGCATCCACCAGCGAATTCACCCAGGCCATCATCGATCGACTGTGAGTTAATTCATTGCTTTTAAAAGGGAGCTTCGGCTCCTTTTTTTTATGTTTACGATTACGTTGCCACTCCCGAAACAACAACTATGTTCAATAGATAAGAAGAACAGGGAGTGTTTTTCATGAAGGGATACGGGTGCTATCTGGTTTCGGGTCTGCTGCTGGTGTGTGGCACTGCAAGTGCCTTCGAACAGAGCCAATCAACCCAAACCGCCAAACTGCCGCAGCAGGAAAAGCAGACTGCCACCGAGGTATGGCGCTCAAGCCTGGATACCAACGACCTGCTGAAAGCGCCCAAGCCCTTGTCTTTCGGCATAGAGGTGACCACCGACAATTTTGGCAACCAGAAGGTCACCTCCTATCAGCAACTCAATTTGACCCCGGAAAAAAGCGTCAGCCTCTCGTTTGATCGCTACAAACCCAGAGTAAAGTTCAAGGCAGGCAGCATGAATACCGCCATCAAGCTCAGAGGAGACGGGGTCAAGATGCAGTTCAATCCGGTCGATAAAACCATCCCGCTGCAGATCGAGATCAAGGTGACCGACGACGAGTCATCCCTGCGCGTCGATTACCGTTTCTGATTCTCCAAGCCCCGGATAGCAAAAGGCCGACAGGTTTCCCTGTCGGCCTTGGTATTTATCGTACGGGCTGAACGCCTACATCACGCCTTGGGTTCGAGTTTGGAGACCCAGTACTTGTTGTAAACATGCACGGTGATCTCTTCCCGATCGTGATAGAGCTGCTTGGCCTGGATCACGAACGCGTTGTCGATCTCCTTGAGCATCTCGCGCAGCACTTCGATATTGTGTACCGATTCGGCATATCGCTTCTTCATCGGCAGCTTGAGGTTGAACATCGCCTCCTGACAGTCGCCCTCACGGAACCAGTCCGCAATCATGTGAACGACCCGCGCCGGTTTATCGACCATGTCGCACACCAGCCAGTAGGTGTTCTTCTTGCTCGGACGCCAGACGAAACCGTCATCCCGGATATGCTTGACCTGACCGGTATCCATCAGGGATTGGGCCATCATGCCGTTGTCGACCGCCGTCACCATCATGCCACGACGCACCAGCTGATAGGTCCAACCGCCCGGGCAAGCGCCCAGATCCACCGCCTTCATGCCGGAGCAGAGACGCACATCCCACTCTTCCCGCGGCACGAACACGTAAAACGCCTCTTCCAGCTTGAGGCTGGAGCGGCTCGGTGCATCGGCCGGGAAGCGCAGGCGCGGGATCCCCATGTGGAATCCGGAGTTGTTGAACGAGTAGGAGTAGCCCAGCAATACATGATCATTGGCCATGAAGAAGGCGTGGAACACCGGACGGTTCGGCGTCTCCTTCTTGGTCAGGATCTCATTGCTGCGAAGCGCCTGACGCAGCGGCACGGTGAACTTGCGGCAGAAGGCCGACAGCTCTTTCGCTTCGTTGGTATCCGCAGTCTCGACCCGCAGATCGCCGCAAATAGTGTAGTCACTCACGGCGTCGATGATGGGGGAGATCCTGTCGGCGACATCCAGCGCTTTCAGCTCATGGGTGACTACCAGCATCTGACGGATGAAGATGAGCTCGCGGAACGGCAGCTTGCGAGCCAGCAGGTCCGCCTGCTCCTCGTCATACAGTTCGAAGATCACATAACCGCTGTCGTCCTTGACCCGGGCGAAACCGTAGCACTGCATGTTACCGGCACGCTCGGTGATCTCTGCAGCCGCCTCTTTCTCAAAACCGGGGCGGCAATAAAGCAGCAGATTATTCATTTTTTCCTCCAAGACGACAGCCGGCCCAGATCAGGGCCGCCCATCCCAACATAAAACAGAGGCCACCGGCCGGGGTAATCAACCCCAGCCCCTTGCTGCCAAGCAGCACCATGGCGTAAATACTGCCGGAGAATCCGATGATCCCCAGCACAAAGGCGGTGCCAGCCAGGTGGATCACCTTGCTGCGCACACCACACCAACCCAGAACCAGCAGGGCCAATGCGTGAAAAAACTGATATTGCACGGCGGTATTGAACACCGCCAGACGCTCGGGCGTAATGCCGGTCGCTGCCAATCCATGGGCGCCATACGCTCCCAGCATGGTGGCCGTCAACCCGAAGAGACCGGCCAGTATCAGCCAGTGTCGATGAACATGTCGATGGATCTGCATCCTCACTCTCCCTCTCTCATCACGGCTGGCAATAAAGCCAACCCTCTCGTGCTATCCGTGCCGGGCCACAAAATGGCTGATGACCGCCGCCGCATGCTGCATATTCTCCTGCTCACTCACGCCACTGGCTTTACGCGGTTTGAAACCATGATCACCATCGGTCAACCAATGGACCGATACGGCGGGTGAGAAGGGGAAATCGGCCAGTTCGGCGCGACGACCGAAGGTATCGCGCTCCCCCTGTAACAGCAGGGTTGGCACCGCAATATGCTTGAGTACCTCGCCTCGCCAACTGTCGGGCTTGGCCGGAGGGTGGAAAGGATACCCGAGAATGAGCAATCCTGCAGCATTCATCTCACCCCCGCCTTCACGATACAGCTCTGCCGCCATCCGCCCGCCCATCGACTTGCCCGCCAGGAACAGTCTGGGATGAGCAAATGTCCGGATCATTTCACGCCAGTGTTCAAGCAATACCGGCTGCCGATCAGGCGGCCTGCGTATGCCATCCAAAGCCCGTTTGGCCATATAGGGAAAGTTGAAGCGCACCACTTCGATATCGGGGCCAGCCAGCAAGCGTGACAACTCGGCAAGAAAGGCGTGCTCCATCCCGGCGCCTGCGCCGTGAGCCAGCAAAATGCGAACGGGGGCATCAATTGCCCCCTCGCGGATCACCTCAGGCATCGGCAAGCCTTGCCCTGCGACGCGCCTCTTCCTGCTCCACCAGCTCCAGCATCCAGTCGCGGAAGGCAACGATCTTGCCCTGATCCGACTGTTGCTCCTGGCACACCAGATAGAAGGCATTTTTGCTCACCAGTACCTGCTCGAACGGGCAGATAAGGCGGCCGGCCTCAATCTCGGGTTGTGCCAGCACGCTGTGGCCGAGCGCCACCCCCTGGCCGTGGATCGCAGCCTGGATCACCATGGTGGAGTGGCTGAAGATGGGCCCCTGATTGACGTTGGGCGCATCGATGTCCAGCTGGCGGAACCAGGCCTTCCAGTCGCGGCGGGAGGTATCGTGCAGCAGGGTATGAAGGGTCAAATCCTGCGGCGTACGCAGTGGCTTGGGCCCGGTCAGCAGCAAGGGGGAACAGACCGGGATCAGGTATTCGGTATGCAGCTTGTCGCAACGTAGGCCCGGCCAGTTGCCGCGCCCGTAGTAGATAGCCACATCCACATCGTCGGTAAGCGACCCTTCGTCGAGATCAACCGCCTTGATCCGCACGTCGATATCGGGGTGGCGCTCGCTGAACTTGACCAACCGCGGCACCAGCCACTGGATGGCGAAACTCGGCTGCAAACTGACAGTCAACGCCCCCTTGGCACTGCGGGCCAGCAGCTTGTCGGTCGCCTCCGAGATGGAGGCAAAGATGTCCTTGATATCCAGGAAATAGCCCTGCCCTTCTTCTGTCAGCAATAAGGAGCGGTTTTTTCGGCGGAACAGCTTGATGCCAAGATACTCCTCCAGCGCCTTGATCTGGTGACTGATGGCAGCCTGAGTCACAAACAACTCTTCTGCTGCGCGGGTAAAGCTTAAGTGACGAGCCGCTGCTTCAAACGCCTTGAGGGCATTGAGCGGAGGTAAACGACGAGACATGACACCAGCCGACGATGAGTTTTTCTAATGGGGCGCATTATAATTTGTCGGTTGCGGGTCGACCAGTGAATAAACATAATTCGCCCAGCAATCAGTCGTCATATGGCTCACATTTTCTACTACATGTTGGTTTACATGGGTTTTTCGTGAGTCTTTCGACTGTGATTGTGGTGTTGTGTTGCTTCCTCTGCGGGAAGAGGGGCTCAAATCTCACCGGTTTGACCCAGTCTGTCATCTGAATGTGTTTGGCGCCTCCAGCTGGATGGCGCCTTTTTTGATCCCGCTATACCTTGAACTGCCCCACCAGTTGCTGCTGTTTGTCAGCCAGCGCAGCGAGCTCGCGGCCATTTTCGGCGGACGTTGCCGCTTCAGCCCGGATGGTGTGGCTCACATCGCGAATGTTGCTGACGTTGCGGTTGATCTCGTCTGCCACCCGGCTCTGCTCCTGTGCCGCCCGGGCAATCTGCTCGTTCATCTGATGGATGGTGGAGACCGACTGGATGATCTGCTCCAGCACCTGCACCGAGAGATCCACCTTGGTGAGCGTCTCGTCAGCCTGGTCATGGCCATCGCGGATCGCCTTGACCACGGCGCCGGTACCGGATTGCAGCTGGCTGATCAGGTTCTGGATCTCGACGATGGCATTCTGGGTGCGGCCTGCCAGATTGCGCACCTCATCGGCCACCACGGCAAAACCTCGCCCCTGTTCACCGGCTCGCGCCGCTTCGATGGCCGCATTGAGTGCCAACAGGTTGGTCTGCTCGGCAATCCCCTGGATCACGATGAGGATGTCATTGATGTTACCGCTGTTGGCCGAAAGCCGCTCCACCACCGGCTGGGCATCGTTGATGATGGTCATCAACTTGCGCATCGCCTCCTGGGTATCGGCCACCACATACTTGCCCTCTTGCGCCGCGGCGTCAGTGGTATTGGCAGCCTCCACCGCCGAACCAGCATTACCGGAGACTTGCAACGCCGTGGCGCTCAGCTCTTCAAATGCGGTCGCCACCAGATCGATCTCCTGATACTGGGCCTGCATGCCGCTGCTGGTACGCTCAGCCACCTGTGCGGCTCGCTCGGCACTGTTGCGCGTACCGGAGACGGTATCAATCACCTGACTGATGGTGGATTGCAACTTGTTGAGGAAGCTGTTGAACCACTTGGCCAGCTCGCCGATCTCGTCTTGCCGCTGGATCTCGATGCGCTGGGTCAAGTCCCCCTCGCCACTGGCGATATCCTTGAGGCGGGCAACCACGGCGCGGATGGGCGCCACAATCTGGCGCGCCATCAACCAGATAAAGCTCAGGGCCAATAGCGAGATCAACACCCCGATCGACAGCTGCGAGACCACGCTGCGATTGGCCTCACTGGCCAGTTCATCCTGCAGTTGCTGGGCCGAGGCCAGCACCACAGTGCGTGGCAATTCAATGTAGATACCCCATTTACGGTCGGTGCCACGCATGGATACCGGGACAAAGGTCTGCAACAGGGCGCCGTCGCTGCTCCAGCGAGTCAGCTCCTGGCCCTGAGCAAGCCACCCTTGCAGTTCACCAGCCAGCGCCTGATTGATTTGGGCAAGTTTCTCCCCCAGCGTCACGGCAAACTCGTCCGCGCCAGCCACAAGCCCATCGTGACTCACCAACAATATTTTTCCCTTACCTTCATAGAGCTCCTTGTCCATGGAGGAGACCAGATTCTGCAAGGTGGTCAGAGAGATATCGACACCCACCATCCCCAGCATGGTCTCCTGCTCCAGCAGCGGGACCGTCACCGAGGTCATCAGTATCTGCTTATCGCCCACATTATCGAAATAAGGCTCCAGCAGGCAGAGGGCCCGGGAACGAATGCTGCAGCGATACCATTCGTTTTCAACGCCACCGGCCGCGGTTGGGCTCTCGTCAGCCAGCACCTCCTCATTTTGCACCTCGGGCACCAGCTTGCCGTTGTCGTACGCCCAATAACTGGCGAAGCGCCCCTTGTCGTTGGAACCCAACGCCGTTGAGCCCTGATAATTGCTGTCCTCCCCATCCAGCTGGTCAGGCTCGAACACTGCATAGACACCGAGCAGGTTGGTCGATGAGGCCGCCGCATCTTGCAGTTGCTGATTGATCGCCCCGCGCAGCGCCTCCGAATGAACGAAGTTGTCGGCTGCATTCTTGCGCTGGAACAACACGCTCTCGGCCAGCAAGCTAGCCCGGAAATAGGCCTCATCGAGATAGCTGGTCACCTTGGCCGCCTGCTCCGAGCCCATCGCCTTCATCCAGTTCTCGGCCGACTGCTGCGCCTCGTGCATGGTGGCTTGCCGCACCTGCTGCTGCATGTTGTTCGCGTTGTAAATCGAAGAGGCAACCAAGGCCGCGGCTGTCACTAACAGGCAGCAACCGGCGATCAGGGTAATCCGACCCTGGACAGAAAGAGCGCTCATGCCAATATTCCTACGTCATACAGAGAGAGATGGATAGATTATCGACTTTATAAACAAAAACTTAACCATCTCACAGCAAATCCAGCGAGAGTTGATTAACTTCCCCCTCTTTTGGCAAACCCACCACCAATCCCAACAGGCGAACCGAACGTCCTTGTGCCCGTTGCAGCCCCTCTTTGAGCAGGGGAACAAACAAGGCGGGCAAATAGCCACCCTGACTGCGATAGACGGTGGTCTGGTGGAAGTCGGCAAACTTGAGCTTGATCCCCTGCCCCATCACCTGCTCGGCAGGACACGCCAGCTGAAATCGCCGCTCCAGCTCTGGCAGCAGTTGCTGTAATACCGCCAGGCAGGCGGCTTCGTCACAGAGATCACTTGCCAACGTGGTCTCCACCCCGATGGTTTTACGGATCCGGTGCGCCTGCACCGGTTGCTCGTCCAGTCCCCAGATCCGGGTCGTCAGCATCGCCCCCAGCTTGCCAAAATGACTGCACAGCTCATCCTCCGACAAGGCCCGCGCATCCTCGCAGGTGTAGAGCCCCTGCGCCTCCAGCCGCTCGGCGGTCTTGCGCCCCACCCCGGGCAGTTTGCCGAGGGGCAACTGGCAGACAAACTCCGCCACCTCGTCGGGACGAATGACAAACAGACCATCGGGCTTGCGCTGCTCCGAGGCGAGCTTGGCGAGAAACTTGTTGGGGGCCACACCGGCCGAGGCGGTCAATCCCAGTTCGGTGACGATGGCTTGCCGGATCTCTTGTGCCATCAGGGTGGCACTGCCACCACAACAGCGGCTGTGGGTTACATCGAGATAGGCTTCATCCAGCGACAGCGGTTCAACCTGATCGGTATAACGGAGGAAAATGGCCCTGAGCTGGCGGGAGATATCCTTGTACACCGCCATCCGTCCCGGGATCAGTACCAGCGGTGGGCAGAGTTTTTTCGCCAGTGCACTCGGCATGGCGGAGCGCACCCCGAACCGGCGCGCCACATAGTTGCAGGTCGAGATGACACCGCGCCGCTCGGAGGCCCCACCGATGGCAAGCGGTACCTCCCGCAACGCCGGATTGTCCCGCATCTCCACCGCGGCAAAAAAGCAGTCCATGTCGATATGGATGATCTTGCGCATACCACTGTATAAATAAACAGACATGGCACCATCTTACTCCAAGGATAACCGCAGCTCTATCTCTCTCGTTGCGGCTAAAGTGGTAGACTCCAAAGAGACCTTTACTACCACAATGACAAGGAGCGTTCGGGATGAAATATCTTTGGCTGGGACTCTGTTTGCTGCCGTTGACCGGCATCGGCAAGAACAACCCGACGGCAGAGTGCCGCTGGCTGTACGACCGGATTGAGATACTGGAGCAGGCCATCAAGAAAGGGGACACGCTCGGCACAGAGCAGGAGTTGTCACGCTGGCGTGAAGAGTTTCGCAAGAAGAAGTGCAAACTGTACGACTACTGAGCCGGACAAGATGGCGTGACCGACAACGCCTGATAGCAAACGGGCCCCGCTCAAGATGACCGGGGCCCGTTTTTCAACGCATGGCCAGCTTGATTCAGCAGCAGAGTGCGCTCAAGGCAGCACCATAGGGCCAGCGACAGTGGCTGCCACCTCATCCCCGCGCAGCACCCGAACCAGTTCGAGCGCAAACTCGATGGCACTGCCCGGCCCCTGACTAGTGATAAGGCGATGAGTCTCATCCCTGACGACCCGCTCATGTGACAGCTGCGATGTCGGTAGTCGGGACTGAAAGCCGGGATGACAGGTGACGATGGTACCCTCCAGCAGACCATGATGTTGCAACACCACCACCGGGGCGGCGCAGATGGCCGCACGCCAGCGACCAAGAGCAGCCTGCTCTTTGAGCAGATCGATGGCCAGCGGGGTATCGCGGATCACTTCACTGCCGGGCAAGCCGCCGGGCACCACGATGGCTTCAAAGTCCCGACGGGTCAGCTCGTCGATATGACAATCGGCCACCAGCTGTACCCCGCGCGACGCTTTCACCTGCCGGGATCCGGCTGGGCAGCAAGAAGCCAGCACCACCTCGATGCTGGCGCGCACCAGGGTATCGACAATGGCGACCGTCTCTATCTCTTCCGACCCGGGGGCCACCAGCACCAATACGCTCATTCCTGCCTCCTTGCTGCTTGCTCTGCCATGTAAAAGGTCAGGCGGCCTGACTCTTCTCTTTGATCGCCTGATAGAGACCCTGATTGACCGGTACGGCGATGCCATGCCGGGCCGCTTTGGCCAGCAGGAAGCCAGTGATAGCCTCAATCTCGGTCTCGCGTCCCAGCTCCATATCCTGATACATGGAGGAGTAATTGTCAGCGGTCAGTTCCACCACTGTCATCACCCGGCGCTGCAACTCGTCGGCCGTGGTCGCAATCCCTTCGGCGCACATCACATCCGCCACTTCCACGCAGATCTGCTGCAGGGCATCGGCAAAACGGGGGCCTGCCAGCTCGCCGTTTTTCAGCTTGTAGAGGGCAGTGAGGGGATTGATGACACAGTTGATGGCCAGCTTTTGCCACTGGCGCGCCAATACCTGCTCATCCCAACCCGCCTGACCCAATGCCAGCGCCAGCTCATCCGCGAGCGCGGCGTGGGCCTTGGCGGCTTCATTGATCGGGCCGAGCCAGGTTTCGCCCTTGCCAGTATGTCGGAAGACAAAATGGCCGCACTGCATGGCGCCATGGCTGGTGACACCGGCAATCACCGGATTGTGCGGGAACATCTCGACCACTTGCTCGGCAATGCCCATCCCGTTGTGCAGCAGCACGATCGGCACGCCGGCATCGAGCTTACCCACCAGCGGCGTCAGTGCGGCCATCAGCTGACTGGCCTTGGTCATCACCAGCAGACGCTGGATCTTGCCGGGTTTGCTGACAAATCCGCGCTCGATATTGAGCAGTTGAACATGCCCCTCCAGCGAGGTGAAATCGATCCCCGGATGGAGCGTGGACTTATGATGTTCGCGCAACAAGACACGGGTAGATTGACCGCTGATGGTCAGCAGGGAGGCAAAAACGCCGCCGAGGGCGCCACAACCCAACAGTGACCACTGCGGGATCACAGGTGGCATAACAGGCTGTCGGGAATTTTTTAATCCGCTTGGCATGGTGTGACTCTGTCAGGGTAAGGGTTGCAATCCTCTCAACCTGTTACCGGGGATAAGTGAAGAACTCGCAGGCGGACACTAACGGGTCCATCCATCCTGTGCGCAGGGGATTCTAGCAGAGCAACCCCATCAAAATCAGCAAATTTGCCTGTTTTCTGGTAGATTTGCCCCCCGATAACGCAACATGAGGAGCTCCGGCTATGCCGTCATTCGATATTGTCTCTGAAGTCAAAATGAACGAGGTGTTGAACGCAGTCGACAACGCCAATCGTGAACTGGCCACCCGTTTCGATTTTCGTGGGGTAGAAGCCAGCTTCGAGTTGAACAAGGAAGAGGTAAAACTGGAAGCCGATGCCGATTTCCAGCTCAAGCAGATGGTCGAAATCCTGCGCGCAGCTCTGCTCAAGCGCAACATCGAAAACAGCTCCATGGAAGTGGGTGACTCCGTTCACTCCGGTAAGCGCTTCCACCTGACCGTCAAATTCAAGCAGGGGATCGAGAAAGAGATCGCCAAGAAACTGGTCAAGCTGATCAAGGACTCCAAGATCAAGGTACAGGTCGCCATCCAGGGTG
It encodes the following:
- a CDS encoding YajQ family cyclic di-GMP-binding protein; this translates as MPSFDIVSEVKMNEVLNAVDNANRELATRFDFRGVEASFELNKEEVKLEADADFQLKQMVEILRAALLKRNIENSSMEVGDSVHSGKRFHLTVKFKQGIEKEIAKKLVKLIKDSKIKVQVAIQGDEVRVTGKKRDDLQETMALVRGAELGQPMQFQNFRD